ccagCAGTAGTCTATCTGTAGCACTCCAAGTTTAGCAGTCGTTTGATAATCAGCACAGACTCAGGATTCATTTAGAGGTTTTTCCTCAGTGCAAGAAATGCTGTTGAGAAAGCAAAACACTAATGTACAGCCAATGCCAATACTAATGGCAGAGTTAAACAatgactgttgtaatgcatcctgacagatttattttgtattgcatTCTGACAgactgaatgtattttttacatgCTACAATTTATGCTTACACCACATGAGAAAGATTAggcattaaaacataaaatccaCCCCACCTAGAAAAAAAATGTAGATAAAAGTAGATTATCCAAAATCCTAAATGATGTGCATGTTAAAGATGCACACAGAACATGTGGCAAAAcattcaagataaaatattgaaaatcaGACGCCTTTGCAAGCAAGAATTTTCTCTACAGACTGCTTGATGAGCCATGAAAAACCATTATGAACATCTTGgtcttaaccctcctattatgtttggggtcaatttgacctcttttaaaaaccagttaacccttttttatattgatactgtatgattttctcatttttaatttggtgggattaaatagtaaaaatgcaacaaacataatgtcctgtaccaacttggcatacaaattgtgcagtgttattttgaccctctgtaactgtataaaatgtaagaaaatatacaaccatttttgaTTCACAAAAATCTGAAGTGATTCTGggggcactttcccatacaggtgccaaactttcacttactgttccttatgctctaaaatgagatgtttctcagagattgttcatatttatggataaatgGCTAGTAATTTGGGATACAATAAGAAGGCAACACACTACGTGTGAAAAaatttctattacaatatttttgtctttattcCAACTcttgggctcaatttgaccccacatgtaaaaccggtcataaaatctCAACATAATAGTAGCCGATCACTGAAGAGATAACGATCCTGTTGGAAGACATTCATGGATAGGAGAAATGGGTTTACTCATCTTCTCAGTTTTGAAGCTACACATAACAAATTGCACAACCATAAACTTCCCGACCCCGATTACATTGCTTGTAtgtagtttaaaaaaacaacaacttttaaacaaaacaaaaaaaaaaacctccattCCCATCAGTGCAAATCTACGCTCACTTCAGAATTCCAAGCAGGCCATTAAATAGATTACCATGGTAACTGAGAATGTTCTAAACCTAATACTTGCTAGCTGGGTAGCTACCATGCAAATATCTCCCTGTTCTTGATATCTTGAGGACAAACTAGATTTAACATATTATCTGAATATGAGAGGAACCACATACCACTACTCTCAGATTTGTTATCCTACAGTAAGTATACACCGCTTGCTATAACCACTTGCTATAAACccccattatttaaaaaaacttaagCACTCCCAACTACAGCTAAAATAGATAGAAGGCCATATTACCAGCTTGATATTAAATAAGCAAGATAGTATGTATAACATATAGCAACTTTCTACaccaaaaaatatatgtttccaACTTACTCCAAAACAGCTAAAATAGCTGGGCAATTTAGAGAGCCCTTTGCCAGCACAAGAGTACTGTAGCTCACTACTACCAAACAGTGTTAACTAATCTAATGTTGTTTATAAAGTACTAAAACCAGCTGGGGCTAAATACGCATGACTGTACATCTGATTACCAGCTAACTATAGCCTACATTAACCAGCGAATTTACTATAGTGGCTCAGGTAGTAGCTTAACCGCCTTAGCTTAGTTTTGGTTCTGGGCGCTGCCATTTTGTGGCTAGCTAGCAGCAGCTATCCACTGGTTCTGTTGAAAGCTATGTTTTAGTCAACAACTaaagatattttatttcacaatttTAAACCGCTAgttttactgtattttgtaaatgttaacTGTCGAAGTCCTGTGAAGGTATGGGGTGTGCAAGACCCATGGCTTTTTCAGGCTCACATTTACATGTATATTTTAagcatttagctgacgctcctGTCTAGAGTGACTTGCAATGAGTGCAAAGGAAGAAAAGCCAGAAAGGaagggaatgggaatcaggttGGAGAAGGGAAGGAGAAGGTAAGACAGTTGGCTGTCTAGATTCTTTTCACACCCACTCCTACTCTACTCACTAATAGTCACTACAATGAGTGACTATTCACCAACTATAAATCTAATTGGTAAACACTGCTAGCTAGCCATCACTACCCCTAGTACCACCACAAATTACTACCAGTACTACCATCAGCAATCACCACTACTGCTACCATTACCATCACTACCACTACAGTACTTTCAATTCTGCAACTCAAGTGCTTACCTATTGGATACTtacttatatatttatatatatatatatatattttggtacagagtgtcagtcctgtatattttgaaacctgaatttaaggactataagcacaggcagagggtgagtcaacatcagtgagcctttttcaatgataggaaggtatgtaaaatggttttgtaacaacattttaacacaaaagtcttacctattgtacctttaagttgaTTTTAAGAAGGAAAATGTGATTGTGGTATACAATATCTGCTTTATTTAATCTCATGAGTATGCTTCATAACACAAATTGTCACCCGTTACTTTTGATCTGCCGATTTAAAAGTATATTCTCTGCTGAGACAAAATAATATAATCTTGCTagtaagaataaaaataacttgTACACAATGTAGTCAGATATGCTACTATTCAATTCtgagattacaatttgaaaaatatCACAAAACTTAACATATAAAGTGATGTGCTTTAAAAGCACAGCCAAGATTAATGAAAGCAAGGGAATTTCTGacgcactttttttttcttgaaagtttttttttgtgatcagtATCACATTCTATTTTCCGCCACTGGAGAAGCCAGGATTCCAAAGGCAGAATTATTGCCGATGGGACTGTTGACACGGTTGTTGAGTGACGGCTCCCGTCACAAAGGGAGATTCCGCTGCTGAGCTCGGAAAATCCCGGGATGCAAGCTGGGCTGCCAGGACACCGTCACGGGGAACAAATTTAGGAGGAGTGTTTTGGCCCATTAAAAGGAGAGGAAATGTGGCACCGTGGAGATTTTCTGGCTGGGACTCCCAGGCCCTGAGAAAGACAAAGCTCAAGATAAGACACAGTGTTTGTGTTATTATGTGGAAATCAGTCCCAATATCAAAACAGAACTGGTCGGTGGAGGTCTGGAGTTGCTTTGTATCACTCTTATAGTACATTCATACGCGCAACACTGTTGCAGTACTCTGCTCCTCCACTGAGGGGCGCCAGAGATTTCATGACAGCCAGGACTCAGGAATAGAAACTGACCCACTGAATAATGCTTTCTGAGATGCCatgaaaagtttttttctgCAATACCACATCAAAATAAGATAAGATTTAGATTATGTAGCAGCATGTtccacatttatatatttatatgcatatataaCTATATGTGTTTATAGTATGTTTCATATGTATTGTGAGTTCACTGGAATAGGACATTTAAGCCTTGTCTGGGTAACCTTAATAGGTGTctgggtagtttttatttccaataaaaaCGTATGCTAAAAGTGGGCATGGGATCACAGTAATCTAACACCAGATttgtacaaaataaaagttaTCAACCACCAAAGTAGTGGTTTCAATGAACATTCTTGGACTATAACTATTGTACATAGACATTAGAGTACATTATGACTATTGTATATAGACGTTAGTGTACTTTACACAACAGATGAGTAATTATGAGACTCCATGTGCACTAGGCAATTGAATTTAAGTAGTCTTTGGTTGAAAGatttgcatgtatgcatgtatctAACTGTTGTGTGCATACTGTGCATGTAAGAGGTCAGACCTGTGTCCTCAATGGTGCAGATACACACTTCCCAGACAAAATGTCTGACAAATACAGCTTTGGGATAATTGCTACATGTGATTCTTCATTTCACAGTACATATAACCATTCCTTTAGAATGTGATTTATAAAAAGGAGACAAACTACTGTATATGCGGTACTGATTTGGGACAAAtaagtttttgttttggcttgAATTGATCTTGAcaggtgcaattgagccaaccaagaggacgaGAAGGcatggtttgcactttttgagagtgtttcataggttccaatacaccagacaagctcagtaaaggcATTTGCatacaaaacaatgatgtatttgacccaggtctggtgtgtaAGCAAATCTGAGCTGTGTCAGACGtatgatacactcagtgaccaaaTTATTTGGCAtacctgtaaaccagcttgttaatgcaaatatttaatcagccaatcatgtagcagcaattgcatcaaagtgacttttaacatggaatgattattgatgccagacagggtgatttgagtatctcagaaactgctgatctccttggattttcacacacaatagtctgtaagagtttgtagagaatggtgggaaaacgaaaaacatccagtgggcagcagttctgcaggcaaaagcCCATTCTTAATgagacagtggtatgcagaagagcatttctgaacgcccaatgtgtcaaacctctaagtggttaggctacagcagcagaataccaataagttggaaaaataagttgaataaagtgctcactgagtgtatatgttgtCCGTTGCTTTTGGCTTGGACTCACCCTCATGGCAGAATTTCAGCCAGCCTCGTCTCGTAGTACTCGTAGTTATCTTGGCAGTCCTCCCAGAGAGCGAGGGTCTCCCCCTCGTTCACCACGTAGGCGTCCCAGAGGTACTCAAAGTCGGCGGGCTTCATCATGCGCAGTTTGCAGCCGGCCGCGGCCAGGGCCTTCATGCTCTCCTGGATCTCCGGTTCCTCAAACATGTAGATGCGGGAGCAGTAGATGACCAGACGCATGTTCTTGCGGGCCTGCAGGACCTCGATCAGCTTGGCCGCGCAGGCCGTGCAGGGGCTGGAGCACACGTACCACGTGACCAGGTACTGCACTTTGGGGTCGCACTCGGGCAGAACCTTCTGGAAGAAGGCCTCCTCGGCGTGCGGGCCCATGTTCTCGGCCTCCAGGCACCCCCGCATGCCTCGAGTGTCCTGGAAGTCCACCATGAAGCAGAGGAAGTTCTTGCTTCTGCCCGAGGAGTATTCCACGTTCCTGAACTGGAACTTGAAGGAGAAAGGGTCGATCCTCTCCCTAGGACGAGAAAGAGCAGGAGGCCACAGAAAATGTTAACATACATAGGGCATCTACTAATTGGAGTTCATCAGTCTGCTCCTAGATTGTTTCAACTTGGAAGCACATGTGCTCCTTGGAAGCTCTGAGCCTACTAAACCAATTGGCCAAGTGCCACCCGAGAACCAGTGTTGGACGGTTATGATTTGGCCTTCTCACTTACAGTGGTGGTAAAGTGGCTACACCTGATAGTACCAAACACATTGTGACTTAATCatgattgaaaacaggtcaaaacCAATAATTTGTTTCAGGGGCTATTTTCTGCCTCCTCGATTTTCAGCTCAGGAACCGCCCCtgttcattgaacatacattgcTCTAATTTTAGCATTATGAATGAATGTGTAGAGACAGCTGAGAATTGACTGTTTTAAGTCTAGAGGTGAAGAGACTTGTTGACATTCTGTTCTGTTGGAAGGATTAACTAGCAAAGCACCAACGAGATGAATGAGTCATTCCTCCCAGCCCACACTATTATGCTAACCTTTTATTAATAGTTCATCCCATTGTTCCTTATTGTTGACGTGCACTTTAGCATTCACATGGAATGGTGTTTCCTTGCTTGAAGGATTAAGCCTCAATCCatcaatcaaatgtatttataaagcacataaaaaaacacacaaccagTGTCACCCAAAGTgctgcacaaaataaacaatagaCACATAATAAGAACACAATAGACATACAATAGAAATGCAAAAGtaccacatacacaaacaaccCTAGAATTACTAGCCAATGCTAGTATTTTCTCTGGGAAATGTAACAGCTGTGACTACTAGTATTATCTCAGGTAAGTGCGTAACAGGTGTGACAGTGCTAGTATTATCTCAGGTAAGTGTAAAAGCAGTGGGAGTGCTAGTATTCACTCAGGTAAGTATGACAGTGGGGAAAGTGCTAGTATTTTTGCAGGTAAGTGTAACATCAGTGAAAGTTCTAATATTCACTCAGGtaagtgtgtaacagcagtgaaAGTGCTAGTATTCTCTCAGGTAAGTGTAACATTAGTGAAAGTTCTAGTATTCACTCAGGTAAGTGTAACAGCTGTGACAGTGCTAGTACTCACTCAGGTAAGTATGTAACAGCAAGGAAAGTGCTAGTATTCTCTCAAGTCAGTGTGTAACATTAGTGAAAGTTCTATTTACTCTCAGGTAAGTGTGTAACAGCTGTGGAAGTGCTAGTACTCACTTGGATAAGTGTGTAACTGCAGTGAAAGTACTAGTACTCACTCAAGTAAGTATGTAACAGCAGTGAAAGTGCTAATATTCCCTTTCACATCAGTGTGGGCTACCATTCAGGTAGTTGCATAACAGGAGTGATAGTGATAGTACTCACTCAGGTttgtgtgtaacaggtgtgaCAGAGCTATTTACTCATGGTAGTACTTACTCAGATCAGTAACAGGTGTGACGGTGCTACTACCCACAAGTAAGTGTGTGACAGGTATTATAGAGGTAGTCCTCATATAGGTATCCGTGTAACAGGTGTGACAGTACTAGAACTTGGAGACAGCAGGTCAGACAGTGCAAGTACTAACTCATGTACAGTAACTATGTGACACATATAAGTATGCAAGTACTAACTCATGTACTCTGACAGTGGTAGTACCAAGTAAGCAATAGGGCTGACAGTGGTAGTACTCAGGTAAGTCAGGTGTGACACTGTGAGTACTCACTGTGGTCGGTATGTACaatatattacagtacagttatGTAGCTGGcacttttttttatccaaagcgacttacagttgattagactaagcaggggacaatcccttctggagcaatgtggggtgaagggcccaacagctgcatgaatcttatcatggctacacccaGGCTTGAACCAGAAACCTTTcgggtcccaatcatttaccttagctactaggctaccaGCTAACCAGTGTGACGGTGATGCGGTACTCACCCAACGATGACCTCCAGGGGAGGCAGGTCTAAGGGCTCCAGCTGAAACTCCCCGTTCTCAGCTTCCGCTCCCCCTGGCTTCTCCGCGTTGCCATTCTGCTCCGCTGCTCCTGCGGCTGCTCCTGGCTGCTCTGGCTTTCCGTCCTTTTCCATGTCTTTCTCCGTGGGCTTGTCTGTCTTCTTCTCcgccttcttctccttctttttcACCGGGACTTGTCCAGCAGTCTTCACTTCAGCTTTATCGGCCATAGCAGCAAATGCAGCTAGTCTGGTGCAGCAAATGTATGCACGcccgtgtgactgtgtgtgcttctgagcgtgcgcgtgtgtgtgtgtgtctgcgtgtgtgtgtgtgtgcgtgcgtgcgtgcgaggcTCTGGCTCTAAGAGAGAACTCCCAGCTGTAGCAGTCAGAAGGGGATGAGACAGAAGGGCCacacaggacagacagcagctgCTGAAGCCTCTCCGAGGCCGACTATAAAAAggccgggggtgggggtgagtcGGGAGTTCAATGACAGTTGATTGGTCCTGCATTTCTGAAAATGGGAGATGACACGGCAGGGAATGACTTGACAGATTGTTTAATTCCAGTTGTTTATTGTGCCAATTGCTTGCCGTTGCTTTAATTCTGGTGTACAATGATCTATAAACATAACCTCCCACTACATGTATTTTCTCAAGCCATCATTGGTCGCTAACCACACTCAAATGTCCAAATCCACGAGTGTTCACAGAAACCTTTTATATGGGGAACCTTGCTGAAAGCTACATCTAGAGTTGATCTTCTGTCGCAGAAAGCTCTCCTGCAATTCCACACAGCTCTGCCTTATGGGGAGTGCAGTTTTCAGCAATGTCTGGATACTGGTCTGTGCAGCAGCTCCCTATTCTGCAGAGTCAGAATAAAGCCCCTGGTCTGTAGGGTCTGTAGGGTCTGTACGGGCTGTCTGTAGACTGGCAGGGAGCTGGTTATTATTAGCCCTCTCCTTAGCATAGCGTTGGGAGCAGACAGGGGGTGTAACCGCATACCGCCCGGCTGTGCCTAGCACTAAGGCCAACAGGGGAcatcccccctcacccctgtgCCATGCGTGCGCCCGGGCATCTGCTCGCGGACTGCTGCTTTTAAAAGTGAAGAAAGGCGATTAACAGGGTCCCACAGAGAGGTTATCAGAGCTCTCCTGGAAACCAGGCAACCTTGGGGACTTCTACAACTGCTGAGCATTAATTAGCCTCGTCTCTCATGTAGTCACTGCATTGCAAAATGGCCAGAGGTGTAAAGCCcaggttcagaaaataaaagtccgCCCtggtattttgttccagtcacctggattttCTAATTAGCAACATTCATTCAGTCAAGaagtagaactaattagtgacaTCAGCTGGCTCAGTTCATGGGTGGAAagaacacatggcaggacttttactttctgacccactggaatttatattaatataGTTTATATATGTAAACTATTTATATTGGCATTACATAATAACGATATACCAATATCATTACATTTGCTATGCAGTGGAAATATTTTTACACTGGACACTATACATATATAACTATAAtggcaataaaaatgtaatgtacccagctttattgtcattataTGAGTCCAAACATATGGTAGTTTATGCCTTTATGCTAAAATATCCATtattcaaactgtgtgtttttgtaacaTATACATTGAATGATTGACCACAGAAGTCAACAGGAATGCCTTCAGAGCAGTACAAACATAGTAAGTGCAAATTACAAGAAATATGTTTGAACTGATGATGAAGGTCACAGCGCTAAAATAAGGTCATGACACAGCCTGCGCAAAGCCACCGTATGTTTGTTTAGGAAGGGCACCCCTTGCTCTCAACATTGTGTTTCCATTCTAGAGGGACAGAATAGCCAGTACACAATAAGGCCTGACCTGGGGTGGACTTCCTGTTTATTATTTGGAGTTCTCTTCACCTTGGAGACAGGTGACACCTGTTTTTCCATTTGTCCCAGACTCATATGACCTGAACTATCTATGATTATGATGCAGTCACTGGGGCCCCCTTTCCCAAAGCAAACATTCCTGCCCAGGCCTTTTCAGGGCCTGTACCAACCCCCCCGAATGCTGATAGATGAGGGCAGACTTGTAGTTAGATCACTCATGGCGGGACTCAGACTTGTGGATGGGGTAGATTACTTGACTACGATTTCACAACGATGGGGAGTTGAGGGGAGATTGAAATGCCAAATGTTCAGAGTGTTAAACTGTCCCTCTCCATAATGTCTTCCCTAAATAGTTatatgtcattttccacactgAAGTGCTAAGGTCACGTATTCAGAATTGGAATAATCTGATTGGATGGAGAGGACTATATCCAAGTTGAGAGTGAATATCATATGGAACAATATGATCTAGAAACATGACTCAATGAACactaaaaagcatttaaagTGAGATAAAAtgaacattgatttttttttacttatgcTGTCTCATTGCTATTGTTGTGCTCTGAATGTGGCAATGTAGCGTGGAAACTTCACGACGCTGTTCCTAGCATATTAATGTAGTAAATACTTACATTGGATTGATGTTATACAttgtttttaaagtgttttgttAAGCCCCAGAATAATAGAACAGTACAGTGTGGGCAGACCTCAGCACAGTTCTCAATGAGCTAAAAGCAGTTTTGAATttctttaacattttatttggcaaGACGGCAACATTTTCTCCCTGTAtccctctctgtgtttttccatctgtctatctctatcactcactaacccacactcactcaaaacacactcacacacccgcatgcatactcacacacacacacacacacacacacacacacacacacacacagttgttaAAATAATGAAGAGAACAGAATGCTGGGGCCTTCAGGCCAGGGTGTTACACTCAGGAAGTGTGCTTAAAGTGAACCCTAAAAACAATCAACATAATGATGCACCATACAACTCTTAACTGTTGCTTCACCACTGAACTCAAATTTAATCTCTTGGGCAACAGAACACAAATAGAGCAACAGTATTATAGTATACAAACCACAGAAAGTTATGAAAAAACCATAGGGGGCCTTGAAATTAGTGAAACTCTCCTTTTACAGAAAAACAGTGTTACATTTCAGCATAGGAAGAATCAATTCCAATAGGAAAAGGGCAATCTCACATTTACAAACAGAATGGTGTCACATTcaatagcaaaaaaaacaaacgtatAGAGATCTTGAACATGTGTCCTTACTAACCCTTTAGTACTCCGGTTTCCATAAGGAACGGTCAGTGTTCAGTTACTCTGCACTTGGAGCTGCGTCAGGTAGCACATTATAAACAACGTGCACACAGTTCCATGACGTGGTTGCAGCTCCATCTCTATATTGAAATGTTTGGTGAAAGCAGTGATGGACCAAAATCCAGAGCATTTGCTGAGCGAGACAATGTAAAGACCAGAAAAACCTCTGCCCCGGAGCTGTCCACTTGAGGTtcctgagacagagctcagagctAATGAGCAATGTCTCTCCAGCGTTTCGGCAGCCTTGCAGCAGTGTTACAGTGCCAGTAAGGTCAATTTTCATGCCATGGCACATTTTAAGCTTTGATGATTTGGTGAttgccccccccggcccctgtAGGGGGCACAGAGTTGGTCCCCGCCTGCACATCCACAAAGCCCATCctctgcctcctcttcctctgctctgTCATCTGCATGGGA
Above is a genomic segment from Conger conger chromosome 10, fConCon1.1, whole genome shotgun sequence containing:
- the LOC133139072 gene encoding C->U-editing enzyme APOBEC-2-like — encoded protein: MADKAEVKTAGQVPVKKKEKKAEKKTDKPTEKDMEKDGKPEQPGAAAGAAEQNGNAEKPGGAEAENGEFQLEPLDLPPLEVIVGERIDPFSFKFQFRNVEYSSGRSKNFLCFMVDFQDTRGMRGCLEAENMGPHAEEAFFQKVLPECDPKVQYLVTWYVCSSPCTACAAKLIEVLQARKNMRLVIYCSRIYMFEEPEIQESMKALAAAGCKLRMMKPADFEYLWDAYVVNEGETLALWEDCQDNYEYYETRLAEILP